One Paenibacillus riograndensis SBR5 DNA segment encodes these proteins:
- a CDS encoding serine hydrolase domain-containing protein, with amino-acid sequence MRMRQWMKMGLAVAIVAQAAVMQPEPAQAQAVKVQPEQTVVQAAKLLSKGGQSLPHAADTPPEKHEEAAAMRERERLEQLTDEFMKTAMDKYHVPGVTLAVVKDGAILLEKGYGYADVEAKVPVDPHKTRFSIASVSKVFTATAALQLAEQGKLNLDADVNRYLPDSLQVANPYKTQLTMKRLLTNTGGFGNAEQREGAWSDTVPEQRVPLEQTLQKLLPPLVRAPGDAVQYSNEGFTLAGYIVERASGLSYDEYIRQHIFAPLHMDNSLTYLTPERLHRQLAQGYSYDKGFVKMKQGEVLTYPAGSIWSTADDMGKFVLAHLQGGGQGESAILQQDTAKQMHSLQYSAHPLMPGYAYGFFQNYKNPAILVHPGDTEAFSSLVSIMPSKGIGFFIGCNSQYEGDGGTLRDAFEEQFYSFFGVSMDQPLAASAGEAPEPAASIQSYAGTYAMVISEGLGPGVSKLRYRMMTPGVTVSAQGEVTLKSAGEELNGQYTQIGKQIFYNPKVNKYLVLKEGESGSKYLVLDTTVPYQAFVKLDSWEAGAGGLAWKIALAGALLGLIAGVVAVCRRKKKGDERMRLRHRLPAYLIAPLILGTAAVTLLGVFSESRAVQGHWLLAANIFAAGIAAGIACSAGFAVKYGRSKKLHLYDAAVILGLVLAGASAILYMYLMKLLLFI; translated from the coding sequence CAGTCGCTGCCGCACGCAGCGGACACCCCGCCGGAGAAGCACGAAGAAGCAGCCGCTATGCGGGAACGTGAGCGGTTAGAGCAGCTGACCGATGAGTTTATGAAGACAGCGATGGACAAGTACCATGTGCCGGGCGTAACTTTGGCGGTGGTCAAAGATGGTGCAATCCTGCTGGAGAAGGGCTACGGATATGCGGATGTGGAGGCCAAGGTGCCGGTAGACCCGCACAAGACCCGCTTCAGCATCGCTTCGGTGTCCAAAGTTTTTACGGCTACAGCTGCCTTGCAGCTGGCGGAGCAGGGAAAACTGAACCTGGATGCGGATGTGAACCGCTATTTGCCGGATTCGCTGCAAGTGGCCAACCCGTACAAAACTCAGCTGACCATGAAACGTTTGCTGACAAATACCGGAGGATTCGGCAATGCCGAACAACGCGAAGGGGCCTGGTCGGACACAGTGCCGGAGCAGCGGGTTCCGCTTGAGCAGACCCTGCAGAAGCTGCTGCCGCCGCTGGTGAGGGCACCGGGAGATGCGGTGCAGTATAGCAATGAAGGATTTACACTCGCCGGATATATTGTGGAAAGAGCAAGCGGCCTGTCTTACGATGAGTATATACGCCAGCATATTTTTGCTCCTCTGCATATGGACAACAGCTTGACCTATCTTACACCGGAGCGTTTGCACCGGCAATTGGCCCAGGGATATTCTTACGATAAAGGGTTTGTCAAAATGAAGCAGGGGGAGGTTCTGACCTACCCCGCCGGCTCCATCTGGTCAACCGCTGACGATATGGGCAAGTTTGTTTTGGCCCATCTGCAGGGTGGAGGGCAAGGAGAAAGCGCGATTTTACAACAAGATACCGCCAAGCAGATGCACTCGCTGCAATATTCCGCGCATCCCCTAATGCCCGGTTATGCCTACGGCTTTTTTCAAAACTATAAAAACCCCGCCATTCTGGTTCATCCCGGAGATACTGAGGCTTTTTCCAGCCTGGTATCGATCATGCCCTCCAAAGGAATCGGGTTTTTCATCGGCTGCAACTCCCAATACGAAGGAGACGGCGGAACCCTGCGGGATGCTTTTGAGGAACAGTTCTACTCCTTCTTCGGAGTAAGTATGGACCAACCGCTGGCCGCATCGGCCGGGGAGGCACCGGAACCCGCTGCAAGCATTCAATCCTACGCCGGTACATATGCCATGGTGATCAGCGAAGGTCTGGGCCCGGGGGTTTCCAAGCTGCGGTACCGGATGATGACACCCGGAGTGACCGTCAGTGCGCAGGGGGAGGTTACCCTGAAATCCGCGGGTGAGGAGCTGAACGGGCAATACACACAGATTGGCAAGCAGATTTTCTACAATCCAAAGGTCAATAAATATCTTGTGCTTAAAGAAGGGGAGAGCGGCAGCAAATATCTTGTGCTGGACACTACAGTACCCTACCAGGCGTTTGTTAAGCTGGATTCTTGGGAAGCAGGGGCCGGAGGACTGGCTTGGAAAATAGCGCTGGCCGGTGCATTGCTGGGCCTTATAGCCGGAGTGGTAGCCGTTTGCAGACGCAAAAAAAAGGGAGACGAGCGAATGCGTCTGCGGCACAGGCTTCCTGCCTATCTTATCGCTCCGCTTATTCTTGGCACGGCAGCAGTCACCCTGCTCGGCGTTTTCTCTGAAAGCCGTGCGGTACAGGGCCATTGGCTGCTTGCAGCCAACATTTTTGCAGCGGGGATTGCAGCAGGCATAGCGTGCTCGGCGGGATTTGCGGTAAAATATGGACGAAGCAAAAAACTGCATCTCTATGACGCAGCGGTTATTCTGGGATTGGTACTGGCCGGAGCCAGTGCGATCCTCTACATGTATCTGATGAAGCTGCTGCTCTTTATTTAG
- a CDS encoding response regulator transcription factor — protein MCTRILIVDDDRTIVDFLSIFLEREGYSISSCYDGVTALDYIRAEAFQLILLDIMMPAMNGFDLISRIREISEIPVIFLTAKDQQEDKIRGFIAGCDDYVTKPFDLTELSLRISAILKRRPAAAEQPAAAPGELQIKDITLLPEEHAVSKNGVEINMTPKEYGILLLLARNKGRVFTSRDIYELVWEDTYLESDNTVLTHIRNLREKLGDTVKNSKYIRTVWGVGYKVDKEV, from the coding sequence ATGTGCACCCGGATTTTAATTGTGGATGACGACCGGACGATTGTGGACTTTTTATCCATATTTCTGGAACGGGAAGGGTACAGCATTTCATCCTGCTATGATGGGGTGACGGCGCTGGACTACATTCGGGCGGAGGCATTTCAGCTCATTTTGCTGGATATTATGATGCCGGCCATGAATGGTTTTGATCTGATCAGCCGGATTCGGGAAATCTCGGAGATTCCGGTGATTTTCCTGACAGCCAAGGATCAGCAGGAGGATAAAATCAGGGGCTTCATTGCCGGCTGCGATGATTATGTGACGAAGCCCTTTGATCTGACGGAGCTTTCTTTACGGATTTCGGCGATCCTAAAACGCAGGCCGGCAGCCGCTGAACAGCCGGCTGCAGCTCCGGGAGAGCTGCAGATTAAGGATATTACGCTGTTGCCGGAGGAACATGCCGTGTCCAAAAATGGCGTTGAAATCAACATGACGCCCAAAGAATATGGAATATTGCTGCTGCTGGCCAGGAACAAGGGCCGGGTGTTTACCTCACGCGATATTTATGAGCTCGTCTGGGAGGATACCTATCTGGAGAGCGACAACACCGTGCTTACCCATATCCGCAATCTGCGGGAAAAGCTGGGTGATACCGTCAAAAATTCCAAGTACATCAGAACGGTCTGGGGTGTTGGTTATAAAGTGGACAAGGAAGTTTAA
- a CDS encoding sensor histidine kinase: MVIKWTRKFKTGLVGELVLIFILSLAATLAAVSLTAHFLIGSALFYPVQTDAERIMNYREKVGNPLAAWLDARAGEAVIPRQLEQELREKFPPGYSKSFRAAEEVVVSVVNEQGELLQANSNVVIVRSGESLPGGKALHSATEYPPAPEAGGFVIGNPEEEQVYNIIFFTPKEGINISYNNSSGTKLQETRKLGNGLYLVAASTITYTENPVSALGLVVFLLLFYLGVRGRIRYMRTLEQGTHTLYATDFEARIPLKYNNELSTMAAALNDMAEQIVVSRSKEKDFLLNISHDLRTPLTSIMGFLSLLKEKSYDSEPEKERYIEVLEERTGYLKKLIDEFFEISQLKWKPAVLNKSRVNMQELLRQVVEGYHPQSRDRRIETVLLLPDQSVHVEIDADLFVRVLENLLSNAFKYSRADTELTIRLREPVAENRRQCLLRLEMWSTPAQAMENGELNRLFDRFYKGDSSRTGEGAGLGLSIAAEIIRLHGGRLDAQIEGERLGMMIELFMEK, from the coding sequence TTGGTTATAAAGTGGACAAGGAAGTTTAAAACAGGACTGGTCGGGGAGCTGGTCCTGATTTTTATTCTGTCGCTGGCCGCCACGCTGGCTGCAGTTTCATTGACAGCTCATTTTCTGATAGGCTCGGCGTTGTTTTATCCGGTGCAGACCGATGCGGAACGGATTATGAACTACCGGGAGAAGGTTGGCAACCCGCTGGCGGCCTGGCTGGATGCCAGGGCAGGCGAGGCCGTTATTCCCCGTCAGCTGGAGCAGGAGCTGCGGGAGAAGTTTCCCCCCGGCTACAGCAAAAGCTTTAGGGCGGCTGAGGAAGTAGTCGTGTCTGTGGTAAATGAGCAGGGGGAACTGCTGCAAGCCAATTCAAATGTTGTCATTGTCCGCTCCGGGGAGTCACTGCCGGGGGGCAAGGCGCTGCATTCTGCCACAGAATATCCCCCTGCGCCGGAAGCTGGTGGTTTCGTGATCGGCAATCCGGAGGAGGAGCAGGTCTACAATATCATTTTTTTTACACCCAAAGAAGGCATCAACATCAGCTATAACAACAGCTCCGGCACAAAGCTGCAGGAAACCCGGAAGCTGGGGAACGGGCTATATCTGGTGGCTGCAAGCACGATTACTTATACTGAGAATCCCGTATCTGCGCTGGGTCTTGTTGTGTTTCTGCTGCTTTTTTATCTTGGTGTCCGGGGGAGAATCCGGTATATGCGTACTCTCGAACAGGGCACGCATACGCTTTACGCAACAGACTTTGAGGCCCGCATTCCGCTAAAATACAACAACGAGCTTTCTACAATGGCTGCTGCGCTGAATGATATGGCGGAACAAATTGTAGTAAGCCGGAGCAAGGAGAAGGATTTTCTGCTCAATATTTCCCATGATCTGCGCACGCCGCTAACTTCCATCATGGGCTTTCTCAGTCTGCTCAAAGAAAAATCGTATGACAGTGAGCCGGAAAAGGAGAGGTACATAGAGGTTCTGGAGGAGCGGACAGGTTACTTAAAGAAGCTGATTGACGAGTTTTTTGAAATTTCGCAGCTGAAATGGAAGCCCGCGGTGTTGAACAAGAGCAGAGTGAACATGCAGGAGCTGCTGCGCCAGGTTGTGGAGGGGTATCATCCCCAAAGCAGGGACAGGCGTATTGAGACGGTTCTGCTGCTGCCGGATCAGTCGGTGCATGTGGAGATTGACGCTGACCTATTCGTCCGGGTGCTGGAAAATCTGCTCTCCAACGCCTTCAAATACAGCCGTGCAGATACGGAGCTTACCATCCGCCTCCGGGAACCGGTGGCGGAGAACCGCCGTCAATGTCTGCTGCGGCTGGAAATGTGGAGCACACCAGCCCAAGCGATGGAGAACGGGGAGCTGAACAGGCTGTTTGATCGGTTCTACAAAGGGGATTCGTCGCGGACTGGAGAAGGTGCAGGCTTAGGCTTGTCCATTGCTGCGGAGATCATCAGGCTGCATGGCGGCAGGCTGGACGCGCAGATTGAAGGAGAACGCCTCGGAATGATGATCGAGCTTTTTATGGAGAAATAA